The sequence below is a genomic window from Deinococcus terrestris.
CGTGGCGAACGACGAGGACAGCACGACGTTCCGGTTCGGGGTGACGTACCGGTTTTTCGGGAGGTAGTCGCCAGTCGCCAGGTATCAAAGCAGACGCCCCAGGCTGAGGCCGGGGCGTTGTTGCTGGAAGCTGGCGACTGGCGGCTGGCGGCTTAGCGGCTCACCGCCCCGCTCACCCGAGGCTCCAGCGCGTACAGCGCCACCACCGCGACGAGGGTGCCCACCCAGCCGGGAGCCGAGCCGAGGTCGAGTTCGAAGGTGCGGCCCAGGACCGTGCTGCCGAGCTGCCCGCTGAGCTTCTCGCCCTGCTGCTGGGCGACGATGTTCCAGCCCACGATGGGCTCGCCCAGAAAGCCGGTCACCCGGTCCACGCCACGCAGCACCAGCTTCTGGCCGCCGACGTTGCCGCGCAGCTCGCCTTCTTCCAGCTCGATGCGCACGCTTTCGTCGCCGACGGTGCCCTGCACGCCGCGCTCGGTGATTTCGAGGTCGATGTCTTTGCCGTACAACTGGCCGCCCGCGCGGCCCGAGATGCGGTCGCCGTCAATGGCGCAGCGGACGCCGAAGCCGTCCGCACCGCCGAGTCGGCCCTTGATCAGGTCTTCACTCATGCCGGGGAGTATAGCGGGGTGGGGCGGGGGGCTGGTCGCCTGGGGGGTGTGGGGGACCGTGGTCCCCGCTGCCGCTCCCCGCCACCAGCCCCACTCGCTCGAAATACGCCCGCCGCCGCAGCACCGGCCCGCCGTCGCCCAGCCGCGCCCGGCCCACGTTCCAGCGCTCGAAGAGAATCCGTAGCGCCCCGCCCAGCAGCGCCGCCCCGTACCACGCGGGCGGCGGGGCCGAGAAGCGCAGCGTCTCGCCGTCCCAGGCGAGGTGGGGGCACGTCTCGTCGTGGGCGGCCCAGACCATGCCGCCCCGCTCGCCCAAGCGCTGCCCCCGCACCCGCAGCGGCCCCTCGCGCACCTCCGCGTCGTACTGGGGGGCGGCGTGAACCTCGGCGTAGAGGTCGTAGAGGTGCCCCTGAAGGCGGTGGGCCTGCGCCCGCAAGCGGGCCTCCTCGCGGCCCGTCAGGGTGCCGGGGGGGGCGTCGAGTTGGCGGCGTACGTCCGCCAGTTGGTTCTCGACGGGCACCAGCCGTTGCCGGGCGGTGGGCGGCGGTGGAGGGGGCGGCGGGTCGCCCTCCAGCGTGCGGGCGGGGTCGGCGTACTCGCGCGACCCCCAGCCCTGCGGCTCGCGCAGAGTCCCCTCCTCAATCACCCACAGGCGATTGGCGACCTCGCGGGCAAAGCGGCGGTCGTGGGTCACGATGACGACCGCGCCGCCATAGGCGTGAACGGCCCCCTCCAGCGCCTGCAACGCCTCCACGTCGAGGTGGTTGGTGGGTTCGTCCAGCAGCAGCAGGTCCGAGCGCAGCGCACTCACGAGCGCGAGGCCCGCCCGCGCCCGCTCGCCGCCCGACAGGACCTCCGGGGTCTTGGGCCAGTCGTCGGCGGTGAATCCGGCGCGGCCCAGCAGCGCGTTTGCCCGTGCCCCGAAGCGGCGCTCGAACTGTGCCCGCAGCCCCTCACCGGGGGTCAGGCCGTGCCAGGTCTGGTCGAGGGAGGCGACCGTGACCCCGTTCGCCACCCGCAGCACCGGCTCGGGGGGACCGGGGTCGGGGTGCAGCTCCCCCGCCAGCAGACGCATTAGCGTGGTCTTGCCGGTGCCGTTCGCGCCCATCAGGGCCACCCGGTCGCCCTGCCGCAGCTTGAAGGCCACGTCCCGCAGCACCCCCCGCTCGCCGTAATACTTGGAGAGGTGCTCGCCCCAGGCCACCAGCGGTGCCCGCGCCGTGCCCGCCAGCAGGCGCATCCGAATCTGGCGCTCGGGGAGGGGCGCTTCGGTCACGGGCACACGTCCCGCCCGCGTCTTGATCGCACGGGACCGGCGGCCCCACTCGTCGAGCCGCTCGGCGCTTCCGCTCAACCGGGCGGCCTCCTGCTGGCCCAGTCGGGCGGCTTTGGACTGCGTGCGGCGTTCCAGCTCACGCTGCTCGCGGGCGCGGGAGTAGCCACCGGGATACTCGCGGGCCTCGCCACCTTCCAGCCACAGGCTGCGGGTCGCCACGGCGTCCAGAAAATCGCGGTCGTGGCTGGTGAGCAGCACGCCGCCCGAAAAGTCGCGCAGCCAGCCTTCCAGCCACTCGCGCATCCGGATGTCGAGGTGGTTGGTCGGCTCGTCGAGGAGCAGCAGGTCGGGTTCCCGCGCGAGCGCGAGGGCCAGCGCCAGCCGGGTGCGCTCGCCGCCCGAGAGGGTGGCTGCCTCCCGGTGCAGGAAGCGGGTCAGGTCCAGCATCCCCAGCACCCGCGCGGCGCGGGCAGGCCAGCGGTAAGCGTCGGCGTCCTCCAGCCGGGCGTGCAGGGCCGACCACGCGGCGAGGGTCGCGGGGTCCCCCAGGTTCACCTCCAGCGCGAGCAGCTCGGTTTCCAGTGCCCGGTAGGGGTGCGCCGCGTCCACCATCTCGCGCACGGTCCGGCCCGGCGGGTGAACGTGATGCTGCGCCAGCACGGCCATCCGCAGCCCCTCGCGCCGCCAGAGGGTGCCCTCCTCGGGCACGACCTCTCCGGTCAGCACCCGCAGCAGCGTGGTCTTGCCCGCCCCGTTGCGCCCCAGCAGGGCGAGGCGGTCGCCGCTCCCCACCGCCAGCGACACCTCGCGCAGCACCGCCCGTTCCCCGAAGGTGACGGTGAGCGAATCGGCGGTCAGGAGAGGCGGCACGGGAGGGAGGCTAGCAGAGGGCGTAAGCGGTACCTGTCATAGGGGTTTCAGAGAGGCAGCGACGCGCCGAAAGTTGGGGTCGCGGCCCCACGAACTGTTGAATACTCATGACATGACACAGGCCCAGCGCCGGGGACAGATGAGATACCCGCTCAAAGACGTGCAGCAGCGGCCTTCCAACAAGACCCCGGCTGCCCATCAGGAGCAGGCCCTTTCCGCGCTGGACAAGTGGTTCAGCCAGAGGCGGCACCCCAGGGGCGGCATCTTGGTCCTGCCCACAGGCGGCGGGAAAACGTTTACCGCCACGCGCTTTCTGACCACCGGGCCGCTCAGCAAGGGCCACAAGGTCATCTGGCTGGCCCACACGCATCACCTGCTGGATCAGGCTTTCGCGGGATTCGGCCGGGGAAATGACGGCCGATATGAACTGGGACACGTACGCGGCAAGCGCGACGCCGTCACGTTCAGGACCGTTTCGGGAACCATCGGGCACGGCAAGGTGCGTGAGATCAGGGGCACCGACGACGTAATTATCATCACCTTGCAGACGCTGGCAAGAGCCATGCAAAACCGCCTGCACGCCGGACTGCGCGACTTCCTGAGTTCGGCGGCAGAAACGGGCCTGACGGTCATCTTTGACGAATGCCACCACGCCCCGGCCCGGAGTTACCGCCAGCTTCTGGAGGCCCTGCGCGAGGCGGTGCCCGATCTGCACCTGCTGGGGCTGACCGCCACGCCGACCTACACCAACGAGAAGCTGCGGGGTCACCTGACGCGGCTGTTCCCACAAAACATCCTGTATCAGGTCAGCCCACAAGACCTCATGGCAGCGGGCATTCTGGCGCGGCCCGTGGTGGTGGAGCTGCCCACCGGCCACCAGGCCGTGTTCTCCGAACGGGACTACCGTGAGTGGCTGGGGTCGAACCGCGACATTCCCGAAACCATCATTGCCGAACTCGCGCAAAGTGCCGAACGTAACGCCCTGATTGCCGACACCTACGTCCTGAACCGCGAGAAATACGGCCAGACGATCATTTTCGCTGACCGCTGGTATCAGTGCACGGCGCTGGTCGAACTGCTCAGGCAGCGCGGCGTGAGGGCCGCCGCCATTTTCGCCCATCAAGACGCCAATCCAGGTTCCCCCGAGGCCCGAAACGCCCGCAGGCACGATGAGAACGAGGCAGTGCTGGAACAGTTCCGGACAGGCAAGCTGGACGTGCTGGTCAATATCCGGATGCTGACCGAGGGCACGGACGTTCCCAACGTGCAGACCGTGTTCCTGACCCGGCAGACCACCAGCCGCATCCTGCTGACCCAGATGATTGGGCGGGCGTTGCGTGGTCCCCGCTTCGGCGGCACCGCAGAGGCCTACATCGTCGCCTTTATCGACGAGTGGAAGCAGCACGTCAACTGGGCACGCTGGGACGACCTCGTGGCCGGGCAGACGGAGGACGAGGCCGCCGCCATCTCCACTCGCCTCCCGGTCCAGACCATCAGCACCGAACTGATTGAGCACCTCGCCCGCGAACTGGACCCCGGCGAGAGTGCGGCCATCCCCTTCCTGACGCTGCTGCCGTTGGGCTGGTATGCGGTGAGCTACGACGCGGCCGTCAAACCCAGGGAGGTTCCCGCGTCGGGCGAGCGAGCCGCCGATGAGGACCGCGAGGCGGAACTGGAAAACGAGCAGACCG
It includes:
- a CDS encoding ABC-F family ATP-binding cassette domain-containing protein, with amino-acid sequence MPPLLTADSLTVTFGERAVLREVSLAVGSGDRLALLGRNGAGKTTLLRVLTGEVVPEEGTLWRREGLRMAVLAQHHVHPPGRTVREMVDAAHPYRALETELLALEVNLGDPATLAAWSALHARLEDADAYRWPARAARVLGMLDLTRFLHREAATLSGGERTRLALALALAREPDLLLLDEPTNHLDIRMREWLEGWLRDFSGGVLLTSHDRDFLDAVATRSLWLEGGEAREYPGGYSRAREQRELERRTQSKAARLGQQEAARLSGSAERLDEWGRRSRAIKTRAGRVPVTEAPLPERQIRMRLLAGTARAPLVAWGEHLSKYYGERGVLRDVAFKLRQGDRVALMGANGTGKTTLMRLLAGELHPDPGPPEPVLRVANGVTVASLDQTWHGLTPGEGLRAQFERRFGARANALLGRAGFTADDWPKTPEVLSGGERARAGLALVSALRSDLLLLDEPTNHLDVEALQALEGAVHAYGGAVVIVTHDRRFAREVANRLWVIEEGTLREPQGWGSREYADPARTLEGDPPPPPPPPTARQRLVPVENQLADVRRQLDAPPGTLTGREEARLRAQAHRLQGHLYDLYAEVHAAPQYDAEVREGPLRVRGQRLGERGGMVWAAHDETCPHLAWDGETLRFSAPPPAWYGAALLGGALRILFERWNVGRARLGDGGPVLRRRAYFERVGLVAGSGSGDHGPPHPPGDQPPAPPRYTPRHE
- a CDS encoding DEAD/DEAH box helicase family protein; translation: MTQAQRRGQMRYPLKDVQQRPSNKTPAAHQEQALSALDKWFSQRRHPRGGILVLPTGGGKTFTATRFLTTGPLSKGHKVIWLAHTHHLLDQAFAGFGRGNDGRYELGHVRGKRDAVTFRTVSGTIGHGKVREIRGTDDVIIITLQTLARAMQNRLHAGLRDFLSSAAETGLTVIFDECHHAPARSYRQLLEALREAVPDLHLLGLTATPTYTNEKLRGHLTRLFPQNILYQVSPQDLMAAGILARPVVVELPTGHQAVFSERDYREWLGSNRDIPETIIAELAQSAERNALIADTYVLNREKYGQTIIFADRWYQCTALVELLRQRGVRAAAIFAHQDANPGSPEARNARRHDENEAVLEQFRTGKLDVLVNIRMLTEGTDVPNVQTVFLTRQTTSRILLTQMIGRALRGPRFGGTAEAYIVAFIDEWKQHVNWARWDDLVAGQTEDEAAAISTRLPVQTISTELIEHLARELDPGESAAIPFLTLLPLGWYAVSYDAAVKPREVPASGERAADEDREAELENEQTADDIETVRLLIPVFNRDQAGYERMFRELDAKPLDEFEDVNVSAAAERRAGQWAGRFFAAGDRLTRLEQDVLTVLRHRAHNGAWPQFTPFEARDLHDMDALAQTLAFERKLNRLEEEQELRQEFSHPDRLWTTLYTNYDQFKRQYNASADRLLYLQTHPEAAPEVGVVDEVFEAEEVPTKLKRAIRKRDRVCLCCGRDTKLQVDHIRSRYVGGLNVEDNLQTLCRVCNGLKGIREMDFRQTVTPVADPESILEKAAWLFPGGGEFEPLERHLRRITNLAFECAAVKYVRAVAHQGTAGIWEVHLLPGNEAAWVQPLLDRAYQAWARKTPRFAETVAADFEAVQTAR